In a genomic window of Niallia taxi:
- a CDS encoding beta-glucoside-specific PTS transporter subunit IIABC, whose translation MDFQKLAKDIVKHIGGQENISDLYHCATRLRFTLKNDNKANRNAIENLDGVITVTESGGMFQVVIGNNVASVHDAIMDQTGLGTKQQTAEDGKKGNLFERFIDLLSGIFSPVLGLLAASGLIKGLNFVLGKYEILDPAGGTYRIIAAAGDSFYYFMPIILAITAARKFKVNQFIAVALAGGLIYPDLVNALNANESLSFLGIPVVLAKYSSTVIPIIIAIWILKYVEGFFTRFLHESIRNLLTPFFCLLIMLPLTLLAIGPVAIYTSGLIASGYLFIYNLSPIISGIVLGACWQILVIFGLHWGFVPVMLNNITVYGKDSINAMIGPSVAAQSGAALGVFFKTKNKKLKSLSLSAFFAGLMGITEPAVYGVTLKLKRPFIIACTMGAIGGGIAGGFGSAAIAQVQKSILTIPVVAHGMTGYIIAYFFALIGSCILTIIIGFKEESSEEDMKKTDKSELTVDNSMIKRESIISPISGYAKPLEEISDPVFAGGAMGKGIAVVPEDGKVYSPVDGTVTLAFPTKHAYGFTSTSGGEILIHIGLDTVKLNGEGFTSFVETGAMVKKGDLIAEFDIQMLKELGYDVTTPIVVTNSDKYLDILPLKKNQIIHGEEALSLLL comes from the coding sequence ATGGATTTCCAAAAATTAGCGAAAGACATAGTGAAGCATATTGGTGGTCAAGAGAATATATCTGACCTTTATCATTGCGCTACAAGGTTGCGGTTTACTTTAAAAAATGACAATAAAGCAAATAGAAATGCAATCGAAAACTTAGATGGTGTTATTACAGTTACAGAGAGTGGGGGCATGTTCCAGGTTGTTATCGGGAATAATGTGGCATCGGTGCATGATGCAATTATGGACCAGACAGGTTTAGGTACAAAACAGCAAACAGCGGAAGATGGAAAAAAGGGTAACTTATTTGAGCGGTTTATTGATCTGCTCTCAGGTATATTTAGCCCTGTGCTCGGCTTATTGGCAGCTTCAGGTTTAATTAAAGGGTTAAATTTTGTACTCGGAAAATATGAAATCCTTGATCCTGCCGGAGGAACATATAGGATTATTGCCGCAGCTGGTGACAGTTTCTATTATTTTATGCCGATTATTTTAGCGATTACTGCGGCAAGAAAGTTTAAAGTAAATCAGTTTATAGCAGTTGCGTTAGCAGGTGGTTTAATTTACCCGGATTTAGTTAATGCCTTAAATGCAAATGAATCTCTAAGTTTCTTAGGAATTCCAGTCGTTTTAGCAAAGTATAGCAGTACGGTTATTCCCATCATTATTGCTATTTGGATATTGAAATATGTGGAAGGCTTCTTTACAAGGTTTCTTCACGAAAGTATCCGCAACCTATTAACGCCATTTTTCTGTTTGCTAATCATGCTGCCTTTAACCTTGCTTGCTATCGGCCCTGTAGCCATTTATACAAGTGGATTAATAGCATCTGGTTATCTATTTATCTATAATTTAAGTCCAATTATTTCAGGTATCGTGTTAGGAGCCTGCTGGCAAATTCTCGTTATCTTTGGGTTACATTGGGGATTTGTACCTGTCATGCTTAACAATATTACCGTTTATGGAAAAGACTCTATCAATGCTATGATTGGCCCTTCTGTTGCAGCTCAATCAGGAGCAGCACTTGGCGTATTTTTTAAAACAAAGAATAAAAAACTAAAAAGCTTATCTCTATCCGCTTTTTTTGCAGGATTAATGGGTATAACTGAACCTGCTGTTTATGGTGTTACCTTAAAGCTGAAAAGACCATTTATTATTGCTTGTACAATGGGAGCAATAGGCGGAGGAATAGCAGGTGGATTTGGATCTGCTGCCATTGCCCAAGTACAAAAAAGTATCCTGACTATTCCAGTAGTTGCTCATGGTATGACTGGATATATTATTGCCTATTTCTTTGCTTTAATAGGTTCCTGTATTCTAACTATCATAATCGGCTTTAAAGAGGAATCAAGCGAAGAGGATATGAAAAAAACAGATAAATCAGAGTTAACTGTAGATAATTCTATGATAAAAAGAGAAAGTATTATCAGTCCGATATCAGGGTATGCGAAGCCATTAGAAGAAATAAGTGATCCTGTATTTGCGGGTGGAGCGATGGGTAAAGGTATTGCTGTCGTACCTGAGGATGGAAAAGTTTACTCACCTGTTGATGGAACAGTAACCTTGGCTTTCCCTACAAAACACGCTTATGGATTTACATCCACCTCTGGGGGAGAAATCCTCATTCATATTGGCTTAGATACCGTTAAATTAAACGGGGAAGGTTTTACTAGTTTTGTTGAGACAGGAGCAATGGTGAAAAAAGGAGATTTAATTGCAGAGTTTGATATCCAAATGTTAAAAGAGCTTGGCTATGATGTAACAACACCAATTGTTGTAACAAATTCAGATAAATATTTAGATATTCTTCCTTTAAAGAAAAACCAAATCATACATGGGGAAGAAGCATTATCTTTATTATTATAA
- the licT gene encoding BglG family transcription antiterminator LicT — MVINQIINNNIAISIDSQGDEVILIGKGLAFSKKKGEEIDNKKIEKRFYLEDKGLYAKFKKLLQEVSVEEINIADDIISLARRELKKELSESIYISLPDHISLAVNRIKTGLNVKNGLLWEIKKLYKEEYSVAKKAVQLINERFNIELGDDEAGFIAFHFVNAQLNSGMNTVAKITKFISEIINIVTYQLKMTIDEESLSGFRFITHLKFFANRMFSQEVNESSDDPFLYEVVKERYATAFEIAQKVKKHINLQYSYKVSDMEVTYLTIHIQRLLERKN, encoded by the coding sequence ATGGTAATAAACCAAATTATCAATAATAATATTGCCATAAGTATTGATTCCCAAGGGGATGAAGTCATCCTAATTGGAAAAGGCCTGGCATTTAGTAAGAAAAAAGGAGAGGAGATAGATAATAAGAAAATTGAAAAACGTTTTTATTTAGAGGACAAAGGTTTATATGCTAAATTCAAAAAGCTGCTTCAAGAAGTATCTGTCGAGGAAATAAATATTGCGGACGATATTATTAGTTTAGCCCGAAGAGAATTAAAGAAAGAGCTTAGTGAAAGTATCTATATTTCTTTACCTGATCACATCAGTTTAGCTGTCAATCGGATAAAAACTGGGCTAAATGTTAAAAATGGTTTGCTTTGGGAAATTAAAAAATTGTACAAAGAAGAGTATTCGGTTGCTAAAAAGGCAGTACAATTAATAAATGAACGATTTAACATAGAACTTGGTGATGATGAAGCTGGATTTATTGCCTTTCACTTTGTAAATGCTCAACTAAACAGCGGAATGAACACGGTTGCAAAAATCACTAAGTTTATTAGTGAGATTATTAATATTGTAACTTATCAGTTGAAAATGACTATAGATGAAGAATCATTAAGTGGCTTTAGGTTTATTACTCACTTGAAATTTTTCGCAAATAGGATGTTTTCACAAGAGGTAAATGAAAGCTCAGATGACCCCTTTTTATATGAAGTAGTAAAGGAAAGATACGCTACAGCATTTGAAATTGCTCAAAAAGTGAAGAAGCATATTAATTTGCAGTATTCCTATAAAGTATCTGATATGGAGGTTACATATCTTACCATTCATATTCAGCGCTTGTTAGAAAGGAAAAACTAA